A genomic segment from Glycine soja cultivar W05 chromosome 18, ASM419377v2, whole genome shotgun sequence encodes:
- the LOC114395145 gene encoding uncharacterized protein LOC114395145 yields MEAVGSRLSRASSRYGAPTVFSGPVRKWKKKWVHVTPSSLPNNSSHSHTNNSTTTSSASSRLLLRRWTPATVDDAAGAVSDEPPRRKFRYTPVVVLEEQKKMNVVKAEHEPTIETDQLAARQTNVTHEMQGKLNMNEMLEETKDSNIGNLDLGSDFQSNTGGNSQNSDAQLENSM; encoded by the exons ATGGAGGCGGTGGGTTCGAGACTCAGCCGCGCCTCCTCCCGCTACGGCGCCCCCACCGTGTTCAGCGGCCCCGTCAGAAAGTGGAAGAAGAAGTGGGTCCACGTCACCCCCTCTTCCTTACCCAACAACAGCTCTCACTCTCACACTAACAACTCCACCACCACCAGCAGCGCTTCCTCTCGCCTCCTCCTTCGCCGTTGGACTCCCGCCACCGTCGACGACGCCGCCGGAGCCGTCTCCGACGAGCCTCCCCGAAGAAAGTTCCGTTACACCCCT GTTGTTGTCCTAGAAGAACAGAAAAAGATGAATGTTGTGAAGGCTGAACATGAACCCACAATTGAGACTGACCAATTGGCTGCTAGGCAGACAAATGTGACTCATGAGATGCAGGGAAAACTGAACATGAATGAAATGTTGGAGGAAACCAAG GATTCAAACATTGGTAATTTAGATCTTGGTTCAGACTTCCAAAGCAACACCGGTGGAAACAGCCAGAACAGTGATGCTCAATTGGAAAATAGTATGTAA